A segment of the Verrucomicrobiota bacterium genome:
ACGAGCGAAACACCGGGATGCCGCGCGCCGCCGCCGAGGATAACAACCAGGCATCCCACGCCATGTTGCGCGGGGGATCTTCCGGCGGAGAATTCCAAAAGGCCCAAACTTCAGGCATGGGCGGATTTCCGGCCCAAAGGGCAATGCACGAGGATTTCGCACTGCTCGCATTGGGGATGGCGGGCGGGACACCGCCGGCGTCCGTGCCAAATGAGCCAATGGCTCAGGAGGGTCCAGTGTTCGCGCGGTGCCAGCGTCATGAGGTCCTTCTCGATTTTCAGCGGATCTTTCTCCCGGCTGAGCTCGAGCCTGTCGGACAACCGGGCGACGTGAGTGTCCACCACCACGCCTTCATTCAGGCCGAAGGCGTTGCCCAATACCACATTCGCGGTCTTGCGGCCCACGCCCGCCAAGGCGATCAACGATTCGATCTTGTTTGGCACTTCGCCCCCGTGCAACTCGACGAGGGTGGCGCAGGCGGAACGAATGTTTTTGGCTTTGCTGCGGTAGAGCCCAATCCGCTTGATGTCCCCTTCCAAAACTTCTTGGGGAGCGCGGGCGTAGTCGGCGGCGCTTCGGTATTTTTGAAACAGCGCGGGTGTGACCTGATTCACCAGTTTGTCCGTGCATTGAGCGGAGAGAATCGTCGCGACCAGCAATTCGAGTGGATTCGAATACAGCAGTTCGCAGTGGGCATCGGGATAAGCGCGACGAAGGCCCTCGAAGATCAGTGCCGCGCGGGTTTTCCGCGCGGCTGGGGATTCGCGCGCCATGGCGGGCCGTTAGGACCAGGATTCCGCCGTCGAGTGAGGCCCGGTTTCACCGGCATAGGGCACGCCCTCGGCGTCTTCGGGATAC
Coding sequences within it:
- the nth gene encoding endonuclease III, with amino-acid sequence MARESPAARKTRAALIFEGLRRAYPDAHCELLYSNPLELLVATILSAQCTDKLVNQVTPALFQKYRSAADYARAPQEVLEGDIKRIGLYRSKAKNIRSACATLVELHGGEVPNKIESLIALAGVGRKTANVVLGNAFGLNEGVVVDTHVARLSDRLELSREKDPLKIEKDLMTLAPREHWTLLSHWLIWHGRRRCPARHPQCEQCEILVHCPLGRKSAHA